The following coding sequences lie in one Gadus macrocephalus chromosome 1, ASM3116895v1 genomic window:
- the LOC132459998 gene encoding merozoite surface protein CMZ-8-like, translated as MKGTPIIPKTSKERARFAPSAPASPPSAPASPPSAPASSPSAPASPALASPPSAPASPASPLTPVSPPAPLHAVPQIHLLTTRPAVSSPDRSHS; from the exons atgaaggggacaccgatcatccccaag acaagcaaggagagggcacggtttgctccgtcggccccggcgtctcctccgtcggccccggcgtctcctccgtcggccccggcgtcttctccgtcggccccggcgtctccagccctggcgtctcctccgtcggccccggcgtctccagcgTCACCGCTGACTCCGGTTTCTCCACCGGCTCCGCTGCACGCGGTGCCTCAAATTCATCTGCTGACCACCCGACCGGCCGTGTCCTCACCCGATCGGTCACACTCCTGA